Proteins encoded in a region of the Watersipora subatra chromosome 5, tzWatSuba1.1, whole genome shotgun sequence genome:
- the LOC137396398 gene encoding ectin-like, translating to MDFKLLAILLVVGVVGVINAGYPYPPKHRYGYWSSWSRWSRCNVPCGGGTQSRARHCLFDRPGHPGGYGCTAQQSPQSQRRACNTHCCPVNGNWSGWSRWSYVHGSQQYKYYLQERTRTCTNPPPSCGGRPCYGDSRQTRKIFGRY from the exons ATGG ACTTCAAGCTGCTAGCCATCCTTCTCGttgttggagttgtcg gagtgaTCAATGCTGGCTATCCTTATCCTCCCAAACACCGCTATGGATACTGGTCATCATGGTCCAGGTGGTCACGATGTAATGTACCCTGCGGAGGTGGCACCCAGAGCAGAGCCAGACACTGCTTGTTTGATAGACCAGGCCACCCAGGAGGCTATGGATGCACTGCACAGCAAAGTCCACAAAGTCAGAGAAGAGCGTGCAACACTCATTGCTGCCCAG taaatGGAAACTGGTCTGGGTGGAGTAGATGGTCTTATGTCCACGGATCACAGCAGTACAAGTACTACCTCCAAGAACGAACCAGAACTTGCACCAACCCTCCACCATCTTGTGGAGGAAGACCCTGCTATGGAGATTCTCGACAGACCAGAAAAA TCTTTGGACGATACTAG